Proteins co-encoded in one Papaver somniferum cultivar HN1 chromosome 5, ASM357369v1, whole genome shotgun sequence genomic window:
- the LOC113277919 gene encoding high mobility group B protein 15-like, with protein sequence MVELSGRSEEAGFKGNGKGILYASSSSSPVTCDGNLMTTRKAAPKSSYYFYPQPLAKYEEVVANAKLFMDTLGKLHATMRTKFMIPIIGGKELDLHRLFVEVTSRGGIEKVIRERRWKEVTAAFSFPSTATNASFVLRKYYVSLIHHYEQIYYFKAKGCSTASPDHMLSLSSLPIPIPCPNPHEPTMTQSSELAAAAYSGQKRSRDTEEVLNEASASLGRNVIGVIDAKFEHGYLVTVTLGSDTLKGVLYHIPEQTINHVQNSTCINKDTTTPTTVRRRRRRKKCEMKKRDPDHPKPNRSGYNFFFQEQHARLKPLYPGKDREISRMIGELWNKLGEPDKSVYQEKGLRDKERYRNEMEEYKEKLKGQLINTAAVPIQQQLAAGVDIEMEDADPKMDYEEGDLVQSQEHDSTSESELEMQQEMEADKESEKDALTSTYVAPKPVSVAADGFEPQKQIEVPVYVHVPSSENKTAVSDKVGHAVDVKVLSSENAAQLIEMPIVKVEDAVDVQVTNSETVGSDGFGLKKQIEKVGDALAAQLPSSGNVTEDGDSLNLQNQLEKVGDAPEVQVPSSANITEGGDSFKSQIEVGNAVDDQVHKSENVAEGTDSLESQKQVEKVGDEVDAPVPSSENVTEGGDGFKSQKKIEEGENAVDVQVPSSENVTKDADCHKSQKQSEKGGNVTNVQVPSSEI encoded by the exons ATGGTGGAGCTAAGCGGAAGGAGTGAAGAAGCAGGTTTTAAAGGGAACGGGAAGGGGATTTTGTAtgcctcatcatcttcttctcctgTTACTTGTGATGGAAATTTAATGACTACAAGAAAGGCAGCCCCCAAATCAAGCTACTACTTTTACCCTCAACCCTTGGCAAAATATGAAGAAGTTGTAGCTAATGCAAAACTCTTTATGGATACTCTTGGAAAGCTGCATGCCACAATGAGAACCAAGTTCAT GATCCCCATCATAGGAGGCAAGGAGCTAGATTTGCATCGACTCTTTGTGGAGGTTACTTCTCGAGGAGGAATTGAAAAG GTCATAAGAGAAAGAAGATGGAAAGAGGTAACTGCAGCATTTAGTTTTCCCTCTACTGCCACTAATGCATCTTTTGTTTTGCGAAAGTACTATGTTTCCTTGATTCATCACTATGAGCAAATATACTACTTCAAAGCAAAAGGATGTAGCACTGCCTCTCCAG ATCATATGCTGAGTCTCTCTTCATTACCAATACCGATTCCATGTCCAAATCCACATGAACCAACAATGACTCAGTCCTCCGAACTTGCAGCAGCAGCATATTCAGGTCAAAAAAGAAGCAGGGACACCGAAGAAGTCTTAAATGAAG CATCAGCTTCACTAGGCCGAAATGTGATTGGAGTCATTGATGCGAAATTTGAACATGGTTATCTGGTCACTGTCACGCTAGGCTCCGATACGCTAAAAGGTGTTCTTTACCATATCCCTGAACAAACTATTAACCATGTCCAGAACAGTACTTGCATTAACAAAGACACCACCACACCCACAACAGTTCGTCGCCGTAGACGTCGCAAAAAATGTGAGATGAAAAAGAGAGATCCTGATCATCCAAAGCCTAACCGAAGTGGGTataatttcttcttccaagaaCAGCATGCTAGGCTGAAGCCACTTTATCCAGGGAAGGATAGGGAGATAAGTAGGATGATAGGTGAGCTTTGGAATAAATTAGGCGAACCTGATAAATCT GTTTACCAGGAAAAAGGTTTGAGGGATAAAGAAAGATATAGAAATGAGATGGAAGAGTACAAAGAAAAGCTGAAAGGCCAACTTATTAACACTGCCGCGGTACCTATTCAGCAACAGCTGGCTGCTGGAGTAGACATAGAAATGGAAGATGCAGATCCAAAAATGGACTATGAAGAAGGTGATTTGGTTCAAAGTCAAGAACATGATAGTACTAGTGAAAGTGAATTGGAAATGCAGCAGGAGATGGAAGCAGacaaagaatcagaaaaggaTGCTTTGACTAGTACATATGTAGCTCCTAAGCCAGTTAGTGTGGCTGCTGACGGTTTTGAGCCGCAAAAGCAAATTGAGGTTCCGGTTTATGTTCATGTACCTAGTTCGGAAAACAAAACTGCTGTTAGTGACAAAGTTGGGCATGCAGTTGATGTTAAGGTTCTAAGCTCAGAAAATGCAGCTCAGTTAATAGAAATGCCAATTGTGAAAGTTGAGGATGCGGTTGATGTTCAGGTGACAAATTCGGAAACTGTGGGTAGTGATGGTTTTGGGTTGAAAAAACAAATTGAGAAAGTTGGGGATGCGCTAGCAGCTCAGCTTCCAAGCTCCGGAAATGTGACAGAAGATGGTGACAGTTTAAATTTGCAAAATCAACTTGAGAAAGTTGGAGATGCGCCAGAAGTTCAGGTGCCAAGCTCCGCCAATATAACTGAGGGTGGTGACAGTTTTAAATCTCAAATTGAAGTTGGGAATGCAGTTGATGATCAGGTGCATAAATCTGAAAATGTAGCTGAAGGTACTGACAGTCTTGAGTCACAAAAACAAGTTGAGAAAGTTGGGGACGAGGTTGACGCTCCGGTGCCAAGCTCGGAGAATGTAACCGAGGGTGGCGACGGTTTTAAATCACAAAAGAAAATTGAGGAAGGTGAGAATGCGGTTGATGTTCAGGTGCCAAGCTCAGAAAATGTAACCAAGGATGCTGACTGTCATAAATCGCAAAAACAAAGTGAGAAAGGTGGGAATGTGACTAATGTTCAGGTGCCAAGCTCAGAAATATAA